Proteins encoded together in one candidate division WOR-3 bacterium window:
- a CDS encoding GNAT family N-acetyltransferase, with amino-acid sequence MFAELLTVERNELMRDLFATYPFKPYLWALGKEREGAADNYILSQINEAVKAGGIARTYYLDGKVQGLCVIKPDILATQELNCRSYRITHLIAMGKPDVQMLVKNLLIRETLRTLPKNSCIVARCPYSDLTSINALESCGFFTTHTALILAKELSKNDWLATPAEDYEVTLIDRNDIDYFDESVLDIPEGVLGWDVNLPPRILSKVHRDWLRTYAATAPATAAQSAASTSINKSNGLSQALFAAVDQGRVVGIAAERTKPDAGNALGFNVGTIDILTTAPEYRGNGVATKLLKESLNQFVQKGVRVAELILHTNDGFLTQTYQEMGFFTVGTTLTLVYCGGKQPDRAKLARIRG; translated from the coding sequence ATGTTTGCAGAACTGCTTACCGTCGAACGTAACGAACTTATGCGTGACCTTTTTGCAACCTACCCATTTAAGCCCTATCTCTGGGCACTGGGTAAGGAAAGAGAAGGCGCGGCGGACAACTACATCTTATCACAGATAAATGAAGCGGTAAAAGCCGGTGGCATCGCCCGCACCTATTATCTCGATGGCAAAGTGCAGGGATTATGCGTTATCAAACCGGACATTTTAGCAACCCAGGAACTCAACTGCCGGTCCTACCGAATAACCCATCTCATCGCAATGGGAAAACCTGATGTTCAGATGCTTGTCAAGAACTTGCTCATCCGCGAGACATTAAGAACACTGCCTAAAAACAGTTGTATCGTTGCCCGTTGCCCGTACTCAGACCTGACATCAATCAATGCCCTGGAAAGTTGCGGTTTTTTCACAACACACACCGCATTGATTCTGGCAAAAGAGCTGTCGAAAAACGATTGGCTGGCGACTCCGGCCGAAGATTACGAGGTAACACTGATAGACAGAAACGACATTGATTACTTCGACGAGTCTGTTCTCGATATTCCGGAAGGGGTTCTGGGTTGGGATGTCAATCTGCCACCGCGCATCCTCAGTAAAGTCCATCGTGATTGGTTGCGCACCTATGCGGCAACCGCACCGGCAACGGCAGCGCAATCCGCGGCAAGCACCTCCATCAACAAATCGAACGGTCTCAGCCAAGCGCTGTTTGCCGCCGTTGACCAGGGTCGCGTCGTTGGTATCGCCGCCGAACGCACTAAACCCGATGCCGGTAATGCACTCGGTTTTAATGTCGGAACTATTGACATTTTGACGACCGCTCCGGAATACCGCGGCAACGGTGTCGCAACCAAACTGCTCAAGGAGTCTTTGAACCAATTTGTTCAAAAAGGGGTTCGCGTCGCCGAATTGATACTCCATACCAATGACGGCTTCCTAACGCAAACTTACCAGGAAATGGGTTTCTTCACCGTCGGTACTACCCTGACACTCGTTTACTGTGGCGGTAAACAACCGGACCGGGCAAAATTAGCGCGAATCAGGGGGTAA
- a CDS encoding SLBB domain-containing protein, protein MAKIAVGVWAIFGLMTTILAQPIGGQNDQYPQAPAISIRASIWGQVNHPGQYSFNSAADLFELISAAGGPTSNADVRHIIVLREKDGTRHRFNLQRLAISGQRFFLATGDVVIIPESFWSKFRNGLPVITAAAAVANVAITAILLSQR, encoded by the coding sequence ATGGCTAAAATAGCGGTTGGGGTTTGGGCGATTTTCGGGTTAATGACCACGATTCTCGCCCAACCTATTGGCGGTCAGAACGACCAGTACCCGCAAGCGCCGGCAATCTCAATCCGCGCGTCAATCTGGGGACAGGTTAATCACCCAGGTCAGTACTCATTCAACAGTGCTGCCGACCTTTTTGAACTGATTTCCGCTGCCGGTGGCCCAACAAGCAACGCCGATGTCCGCCATATCATCGTTCTACGGGAAAAAGACGGCACCCGGCACCGGTTTAATCTCCAGCGTCTCGCGATATCCGGTCAACGGTTTTTCCTTGCCACCGGTGATGTGGTAATTATCCCGGAATCTTTCTGGAGCAAATTCCGTAACGGTTTACCGGTAATCACTGCTGCCGCGGCAGTCGCAAATGTTGCCATAACCGCAATCCTTCTATCACAAAGGTAA
- the mutS gene encoding DNA mismatch repair protein MutS → MAEKLTPLLTQYHRIKQRYPETLLLFRVGDFYEMFYQDAEIGARALNLTLTSRSHGPNHRVPLAGIPAKSLDTYVARLVEQGFKIAVCEQLEPPNQGKPVVARDVVEVITPGTLVRDTLLDEHRNNYLLAISPGAIWGVAFTDLSTGEFYAAEIPPASIGEELTRIAPSEILLPQGWMGELPSYLPGRVTKLDDYYFTPEFAFEKLTSHFGVANLAGFGVDHLTEAICAAGAILEYLEQTQCTTLPHLQRLTPYQNTDFLLIDRISRRNLELLEKLHPQNKGDREIGTLFWLLNRTCTPAGTRLLRRWLLTPLLSVEKINERLDAVAALLTPASPLEQLQQLLSKVGDLERVASRIALDRATPRDLVALRSWLTVVPDIKLLLKDLSALILQRSAELIPDFTPLVKELERALIDSPPTTITDGGIFRPSYNEELDNLRELTKDAKQFLARLQESERARTGIPNLRIGYNSVFGYYIEVTRSYLRLVPSDYIRKQTVTGGERFITPQLKEYETKIINAEERSKTLEYELFIDLRNRIKPDCNKIIELANTLATVDVLAAFARLAREKNYTRPVIDSSTTIEIKAGRHPVVETISTEPFIPNDTYLDTTNNQILIITGPNMAGKSTYLRQTALIVIMAQLGSFVPARSARIGIVDKIFTRIGASDDLARGVSTFLAEMNETANILNNATSRSLVILDEVGRGTATEDGVAIAWATVEYLHGDEKFCPRTLFATHYHELTQLPNHLPRTKNFSFLVREKGDEVIFLRKIHPGPADKSYGIAVAKLAGLPERVIRRARELLTLFTRNEQINFAQLKAAPEKPVAADQPFNHPVLERLRNLNIDEISPLKALNLLAELNRLLKDQ, encoded by the coding sequence ATGGCAGAAAAACTCACTCCCCTTTTGACTCAGTACCACCGAATAAAGCAACGCTATCCGGAAACACTTCTGCTCTTTCGGGTAGGTGACTTTTACGAGATGTTTTATCAGGATGCGGAAATCGGTGCCCGGGCGCTGAATCTGACCCTCACCTCCCGCTCACACGGTCCGAACCATCGCGTGCCCCTCGCCGGCATCCCGGCAAAGTCGCTCGACACCTATGTTGCCCGCCTCGTCGAACAGGGGTTCAAAATTGCGGTGTGCGAGCAACTCGAACCCCCCAATCAGGGGAAACCGGTTGTTGCCCGTGATGTGGTCGAGGTAATCACTCCGGGCACCCTGGTGCGCGACACCCTGCTTGATGAACACCGCAACAACTATCTACTGGCAATCTCACCGGGTGCCATCTGGGGTGTCGCCTTTACCGACCTTTCCACCGGAGAATTTTACGCTGCCGAAATTCCTCCGGCATCAATTGGCGAAGAACTTACCCGCATTGCACCTTCCGAAATCCTTTTGCCCCAGGGTTGGATGGGCGAACTTCCCTCTTACCTGCCGGGAAGGGTAACAAAACTGGACGACTACTACTTCACACCCGAATTTGCCTTTGAAAAACTCACCTCCCATTTCGGTGTTGCCAACCTTGCCGGTTTTGGTGTTGACCATCTGACCGAAGCGATCTGTGCCGCCGGCGCAATCCTCGAATACCTGGAGCAAACTCAATGCACGACTTTACCCCATCTCCAGCGCCTCACGCCTTATCAAAACACCGATTTTCTGCTCATCGACCGCATCTCACGGCGCAACCTTGAACTGCTCGAAAAACTTCACCCCCAAAACAAAGGGGACCGCGAAATCGGAACGCTCTTCTGGCTTCTTAATCGAACCTGCACCCCGGCGGGCACCAGACTGCTCCGCCGCTGGCTTCTTACCCCATTACTCTCGGTCGAAAAAATCAACGAACGGCTTGACGCCGTCGCAGCATTACTGACACCCGCCTCTCCCCTTGAACAACTCCAGCAACTCCTGAGCAAAGTTGGCGACCTCGAAAGAGTCGCCTCCCGTATCGCCTTAGACCGTGCCACCCCTCGTGATTTAGTTGCCCTCCGTTCCTGGTTGACCGTTGTCCCCGACATAAAACTGCTGCTGAAAGACCTTTCTGCCCTAATCCTTCAGAGGTCAGCCGAACTCATCCCTGACTTCACCCCGCTCGTAAAAGAACTGGAGCGCGCCCTGATCGACTCGCCGCCCACCACCATCACCGACGGCGGTATCTTCCGACCAAGTTACAACGAAGAACTGGACAACCTCCGGGAACTCACCAAAGATGCGAAACAGTTCCTTGCCCGACTTCAGGAGTCCGAGCGCGCCCGCACCGGTATCCCCAACCTGCGCATCGGCTACAACTCGGTTTTTGGCTACTACATTGAAGTTACCCGGTCATATCTGCGCCTTGTTCCGAGTGACTACATCCGCAAACAAACCGTTACCGGCGGCGAACGGTTTATCACCCCGCAGTTAAAAGAGTACGAAACAAAAATCATCAACGCCGAAGAGCGCAGCAAAACCCTTGAATACGAACTGTTTATCGACCTGCGCAATCGCATCAAACCGGACTGTAACAAAATCATCGAACTGGCAAACACTCTTGCCACAGTTGATGTCCTGGCAGCCTTTGCCCGGCTTGCCCGGGAAAAAAACTACACCCGTCCGGTTATTGACAGTTCAACCACAATCGAAATCAAAGCGGGCCGCCATCCCGTAGTGGAAACAATCTCTACCGAACCGTTCATCCCCAACGACACATATCTCGACACGACCAACAATCAGATTCTAATCATCACCGGACCGAATATGGCGGGAAAATCCACCTACTTACGCCAGACGGCGTTGATTGTCATTATGGCGCAACTCGGCTCCTTTGTGCCGGCACGCTCTGCCCGGATTGGTATCGTCGATAAGATTTTCACCCGCATCGGCGCCTCAGACGACCTGGCGCGGGGTGTCTCCACATTCCTCGCAGAAATGAACGAAACCGCTAACATCCTGAACAACGCCACCTCACGCAGTTTAGTAATCTTAGATGAAGTTGGCCGGGGAACCGCAACCGAAGACGGTGTCGCTATCGCCTGGGCAACAGTTGAATATCTCCACGGCGATGAAAAGTTCTGCCCCCGAACCCTGTTCGCAACCCATTATCACGAACTGACCCAGCTTCCCAACCATTTGCCCCGGACAAAGAATTTCAGTTTTCTGGTCCGGGAAAAGGGTGATGAGGTCATCTTCTTGAGAAAAATCCATCCTGGTCCGGCGGATAAAAGTTACGGAATTGCGGTTGCCAAACTCGCTGGCTTACCAGAACGAGTTATCCGCCGGGCGCGTGAACTGTTAACCCTCTTCACCAGAAACGAGCAGATTAACTTTGCGCAGTTAAAAGCAGCGCCGGAAAAACCCGTTGCTGCGGACCAGCCTTTTAATCATCCGGTGCTTGAGCGGCTGCGCAACCTGAACATAGACGAAATCTCTCCACTTAAGGCACTAAACCTCCTCGCCGAACTCAACCGTCTTTTAAAAGACCAGTAA